atcaagaaaaagagcatattagaagagagagatgaaaaagatcctgtacaagaggaatctttgTCATCATgaaaaagagcatattagaagaaaGAAAGAActaaagagagatgaaaaagatcctgtgcGAGAGGAATCTTTATCATCGTGAGAAAGAGCAtataagaagaaataaagaaagatgaaaaagatcctgttcAAGAgaaatctttatcatcaagaaaaggAGCATattagaagaaagaaagaaagagagatgaaaaagatcctgtacaacagaaatctttatcatcaagaaaaagagcatattagaaaagaaagataaagagagagatgaaaaagatcctgtacaagaggaatctttatcatcaagaaaaggAGCATattagaagaaataaagaaagagagagagagagatgaaaaagatcaTGTACAACAgaaatctttatcatcaagaaaaggAGCATattagaagagaaagagaaagagagagatgaaaaagatcctgtacaacagaaatctttatcatcaagaaaaagagcatattagaaaagaaagataaagagagagatgaaaaagatcctgtacaagaggaatctttatcatcaagaaaaggAGCATattagaagaaagaaagaaagagagagagagagatgaaaaagatcaTGTACAACAgaaatctttatcatcaagaaaaggAGCATattagaagagaaagagaaagagagagatgaaaaagatcctgtacaagaggaatctttatcatcaagaaaaagagcatattagaagagaaagagaaagagagatgaaaaagatcctgtacaagaggaatctttatcatcaagaaaaggAGCATattagaagagagacagagatgaaaaagatcctgtacaacagaaatctttatcatcaagaaaaagagcatattagaagtgaaagagaaagagatatgaaaaagatcctgtacaagaggaatctttatcatcaagaaaaagagcatattagaagagaaagaaagagagatgaaaaagatcctgtacaagaggaatctttatcatcatGAAAAATAGCATAttacaagaaagagaaagagatgaaaaagatcctgtacaagaggaatctttatcatcaagaaaaagagcatatcagaagagagagaaaaagagagagatgaaaaatatgTACAGGATcttttcatctatctttctttttttcttctaatatgctctttttcttgatgataaagattcctcttgtacaggatctttttcatctctctctctttctctctttcttctaatatgctctttttcttgatgataaagattcctcttgtacaggatctttttcatctctctctttctctttcacttctaatatgctctttttcctgatgataaagattcctcttgtacaggatctttttcatctttctttctctttctcttctaatatgctctttttcctgatgataaagattcctcttgtacaggatctttttcatctctctctttctctttcacttctaatatgctctttttcCTGATAataaagattcctcttgtacaggatctttttcatctctttctcttttttcttttttctaatatgctctttttcttgatgataaagatttctgttgtacaggatctttttcatctttttttcttcttatatgcTCTTTTTCatgatgataaagattcctcttgtacaggatctttttcatctttctttcttcttaCATGCTCTTTTTCatgatgataaagattcctcttgtacaggatctttttcatctctctttctctttctcttctaatatgctctttttcttgatgataaagattcctcttgtacaggatctttttcatctctctctctttctctctttcttctaatatgctctttttcttgatgataaagattcctcttttacaggatctttttcatctctctctttctctttcacttctaatatgctctttttcctgatgataaagattcctcttgtacaggatctttttcatctttctttctttcttcttataTGCTCTTTCTCatgatgataaagattcctcttgtacaggatctttttcatctctttctcttttttcttttttctaatatgctctttttcttgatgataaagattcctcttgtacaggatctttttcatctctccttctctctcttctaatatgctccttttcttgatgataaagattcctcttgtacaggatctttttcatctctctttctcttttttctttttttctaatatgctctttttcttgatgataaagatttctgttgtacaggatctttttcatctttctttctttcttcttataTGCTCTTTTTCatgatgataaagattcctcttgtacaggatctttttcatctttctttcttcttaTATGCTCTTTTTCatgatgataaagattcctcttgtacaggatctttttcatctctttctcttttttcttttttctaataagctctttttcttgatgataaagatttctgttgtacaggatctttttcatctttcttcttATATGCTCTTTTTCatgatgataaagattcctcttgtacaggatctttttcatctttctttcttcttaTATGCTCTTTTTCATGATGATAAAGAtttctcttgtacaggatctttttcatctttctttctttcttcttataTGCTCTTTTTCatgatgataaagattcctcttgtacaggatctttttcatctctcttttttcttttttctcatatgctctttttcttgatgataaagatttctgttgtacaggatctttttcatctttctttcttatATGCTCTTTTTCatgatgataaagattcctcttgtacaggatctttttcatctttctttcttcttaTATGCTCTTTTTCATGATGATAAAGAtttctcttgtacaggatctttttcatctttctttctttcttcttataTGCTCTTTTTCatgatgataaagattcctcttgtacaggatctttttcatctctcttttttcttttttctcatatgctctttttcttgatgataaagatttctgttgtacaggatctttttcatctttctctttcttctaaaatgctctttttcttgatgataaagattcctgttgtacaggatctttttcatctttctttcttcttatatgctctttttcttgatgataaagattcctcttgtacaggatctttttcatctttctttcttcttaTATGCTCTTTCTCatgatgataaagattcctcttgtacaggatctttttcatctctctcttttttcttttttctaatatgctctttttcttgatgataaagattcctcttgtacaggatctttttcatctttctctttcttctaaaatgctctttttcttgatgataaagattcctgttgtacaggatctttttcatctttctttctttcttctataatgctctttttcttgatgataaagattcctcttgtacaggatctttttcatctttctctctctcttctaaaatgcCCTTTTTCatgatgataaagattcctcttgtacaggatctttttcatctctctttctctttctcttctaatatgctctttttcttgatgataaagattcctcttgtacaggatctttttcatctctctctctttctctctttcttctaatatgctctttttcttgatgataaagattcctcttgtacaggatctttttcatctctctctttctctttcacttcTAATATGCTCTTTCTCATGATGATAAAGATTcttcttgtacaggatctttttcatgtCTCTTTTTCCTAATATGCTccttttcttgatgataaagattcctcttgtacaggatcattttcatctctttctcttttttcttttttctaatatgctctttttcttgatgataaagatttctgttgtacaggatctttttcatctctctttcttctaatgtgctctttttcttgatgataaagattcctcttgtacaggatctttttcatctctttttttttcttctaatatgctctttctcatgatgataaagattcctcttgtacaggatctttttcatctctctttcttctaatatgctctttctcatgatgataaagattcctcttgtacaggatctttttcatgtCTCTTTTTCCTAATATGCTccttttcttgatgataaagattcctcttgtacaggatcattttcatctctctttctcttttttcttttttctaatatgctctttttcttgatgataaagatttcTGTTGTACAGgagctttttcatctctctttcttctaatgtgctctttttcttgatgataaagatcctcttgtacaggatctttttcatctctttttttcttctaatatgctctttctcatgatgataaagattcctcttgtacaggatctttttcatctctctttcttctaatatgctctttctcatgatgataaagattcctcttgtacaggatctttttcatgtCTCTTTTTCCTAATATGCTccttttcttgatgataaagattcctcttgtacaggatcattttcatctctctttctcttttttcttttttctaatatgctctttttcttgatgataaagatttctgttgtacaggatctttttcatctctctttcttctaatgTGCTCTTTTGcttgatgataaagattcctccAGTACAAGATCTTttccatctctctttctctttctctctttctttctttcttctaatATGCTCCTTTTCTTGATGATATAGATTCCCTTTGTACGtgatctttttcatctctctttttatctttctcttctAATATGCactttttcttgatgataaagatcCTGTACAggaggaatctttatcatcaagaaaaggAGCATATTAGAAGAGAAAGAgaatgaaaaagatcctgtacaagaggaatctttatcatcaagaaaaagagcatattagaagaaagagagaaagagaaagagagatgaataagatcctgtacaagaggaatctttatcatcaagaaaaagagcatattagaagagagatgaaaaagatcctgtacaggaggaatctttatcatcaagaaaaggagcatataagaagagaaagagaatgaaaaagatcctgtacaagaggaatctttatcatcaagaaaactAGCATattagaagaaagggagaaagagaaagagagatgaaaaagatcctgtacaagaggaatctttgtcatcaagaaaaagagcatattagaagaaagagagaaagagagagatgaaaaagatcctgtacaagaggaatctttatcatcaagaaaaagtGCAtattagaagaaagagagaaagagaaagagagatgaaaaagatcctgtacaggaggaatctttatcatcaagaaaaggAGCAtattagaagaaagagagatggaaaagatcctgtacaagaggaatctttatcatcaagaaaaagagcatattagaagagagatgaaaaagatcctgtacaggaggaatctttatcatcaagaaaaggagcatataagaagagaaagagaatgaaaaagatcctgtacaagaggaatctttatcatcaagaaaactAGCATattagaagaaagggagaaagagaaagagagatgaaaaagatcctgtacaagaggaatctttgtcatcaagaaaaagagcatattagaagaaagagagaaagagagagatgaaaaagatcctgtacaagaggaatctttatcatcaagaaaaagtGCAtattagaagaaagagagaaagagaaagagagatgaaaaagatcctgtacaggaGGAATatttatcatcaagaaaaagagcatattagaagaaagagagaaagagaaagagagatgaaaaagatcctgtacaggaggaatctttatcatcaagaaaaggAGCATATTAGAAGAGAAAGAgaatgaaaaagatcctgtacaagaggaatctttatcatcaagaaaaagagcatattagaagaaagagagaaagagaaagagagatgaaaaagatcctgtacaagaggaatctttatcatcaagaaaaagagcatattagaagaaagagagatggaaaagatcctgtacaagaggaatctttatcatcaagaaaaagagcatattagaagaaagagagaaagagaaagagagatgaaaaagatcctgtacaggaGGAATCTTTATCACCAAGAAAAGGAGCAtattagaagaaagagagaaagagaaagagatgaaaaagatcctgtacaaaaGGAATCTTTATTATCAAGcaaaagagcatattagaagagaaagagaaagagacagacgaaaaagatcctgtacaggaggaatctttatcatcaagaaaaagagcatattagaagagaaagagaaagagagagacaaaaaaaatcCTGTACAggaggaatctttatcatcaagaaaaagagcatattagaagaaagagagaaagagaaagagagatgaaaaaaatcCTGTACAggaggaatctttatcatcaaaTAAAGGAGCATATTAGAAGAAAGAGACGAAAAATATCCTGTACAAAAGGAATCTTTATCATCAAGcaaaagagcatattagaagagaaagagaaagagagagacgaaaaagatcctgtacaggaggaatctttatcatcaagaaaaagagcatattagaagagaaagagaaagagagagacgaaAAAAATCCTGTACAggaggaatctttatcatcaagaaaaagagcatattagaagaaagagagatgaaaaagatcctgtacaggaagaatctttatcatcaagaaaaagagcatattagaagaaagagagatgaaaaatatcctgtacaagaggaatctttatcatcaagaaaaagagcatattagaagaaagagagaaagagagatgaaaaagatcctgtacaggaggaatctttatcatcaagaaaaagagtatattagaagagaaagagaaagagagagacgaaaaagatcctgtacaggaggaatctttatcatcaagaaaaagagcatattaaaagagaaagagagagacgaaaaagatcctgtacaggaggaatctttatcatcaagaaaaagagcatattagaagaaagagagatgaaaaagatcctgtacaggaggaatctttatcatcaagaaaaatagcatattagaagaaagagagaaagagatgaaaaagatcctgtacaggaggaatctttatcatcaagaaaaggAGCATATTAGAAGAGAAAGAgaatgaaaaagatcctgtactagaggaatctttatcaagaaaaaaGAGCACattagaagaaagaaagaaagagaaagagagatggaaAAGATCTTGTACTggaggaatctttatcatcaagaaaaagagTATATTAGaagaaaaccagagagagagagagagaaagagagagagagagagagagagagagagagagagagagagagagagagagagagagatcctgtacaGGAGAAATCTTTATCTTCAAGAAAAGGACATTCACGCACATGTCATTggtcttcattaattttttttctctgtatttcgttgaattttttatttttctccatttcttaatttttttcccctttttcttcttctttcccctttCCAATTTTCATTGCCTaaatatctttcttctttttattcctttGTTGTTGTCTTTTTTCCACGTTTTCTTCCTTTATACTTATCTCTTTTTCCCTTCCTTCCTTCTTgcgttttcctctttttttttcttccgtttctttcatctttcttttttcctcttccatGATTGACCTCTTTTTCTCTAATTCATATAACCACATCAATTCGTtttcttcctttattcttttcttagtttcttttaatttttccttattttttcctcattttcttcctttattcttttctccttttcttccttCATTCTTTTCTCATTTTCTTCCTTTATTCTTTTATCCTTTTCTGCCTGTATTCTTTTCTTATTATCTTCCTGTATTCTTTTCTCCCTTTCTTCCTTTATTctatcctctttttcttcttttctccttttctgcctttattcttttcttattatcttcctttattcttttctccttttctgcctttattttcttattatcttcCCTTATTCTTTTAtccctttctttttttattctttcctcttTTTCTTGTTCCTTCCGTTTtgccttttcttccttttttcctgttctttttttccttcttttctttcatctCTATTCTCTTTTCCTCTTTCAATCTTCTCTTTACCTCTTTTTCTAATTCATTCAACCACGCCAAATCTCCTTCTCTCTTCTTTTGTTTCAGCTTCTCTATTTCTTGTTTCTTCAATTTTGCCTTTTCCTCCCTTACTTCTTCTTTTTGCTCCTTCTTCATTTCTTTCATCTCTAttctcttttcctctttcattcttcTATTCACCtctttttctaatttccttatcCACGCCAATTCTTCTCTCCTCTTTCgtttcatctttcttttctctttctctattacgattctttccctctttctttctttttctttcaatctcacccttttctcaatttctttttccttttcttttatctttctctctttttcttttattattctatctTTCTCTATTTGTTTCTTCGCcttcttatttttctcattttttctcattttgtcTCTCTTTTCCCTCTCCTCTCTTTTTTCTTTCCTGATCCTTTTCCTCTTATTCGATTGTCTCTTCAACCTCAACTTCATTTTCAACTCTTTACATTTctccttatatttctttattttcctgtcCTTAGCCCTACTATGGTCACTCAACATTCCATTTAACATTTCCATCACTTTCTTAACAACTGAAATATATCCTAAAATTTTATGTCCTTTTACTTTTGTTTCTTCTAAGTTTATCTTTCTCCTTTCTATTTCCTCCCTTTCCTGTCCCTCCTTTCGCTCATTTTCTCTCAGTTTCTTCAGCTGTTTTATGGAGTCTTTGAAAAAGCTTAATAGACAATCGTCATCGAGTTCCCAGTGGGAAGTTGTCTGTACCTTTCTCTCATCCATTCGTTCTTCAGTCAATTCATGTTCAACTCTCTCTCCCCTTTCGGTTCTCTCCGAATTGATCATATGTTTCCCCTTTTTGACTCCAAGGCGTTCAATCTCTCTTTCTATTCCAGCCATCTTTTCCCAATTTTCCGACGACCCCTCAACCGCATTGATGACGGCATCATTGTCTAGCAGTCTCCCGAACTTGGGTTCGAGACCAgatgaagctcgatagttttttgtattgACTAAAGAATCGCTGAAAGAATTGTTATTTGCATTCTGCAAGCAATCTTTTAGAAATTCTTTATATAAGGAAATATTCAAGGGCTTTATAAGTATGATTGTTTCTTCATACATATAACTAATAAACTCACGGGGAGAAGCTTTCCCGTAGATAACACAATAATTACACGAATCACTATTCATAGTTTTCATTTACGTAACTAATAGATTCGAGGACAGGTATAGTTATAATAAAAGTGGATCGGAAGTTTGAAGACTTCTGACCTTTGGCTCTGAAgactcgtgatttttttttttttttttttttttttcttccaacagGGCGTTTGAAGACTTTCCGACTCCGAAATCTCCGAATTCCTTCTAGAAGGCATTCGAAGATTTTTGACTCCGAACGCTCTAAGTTTTTTTTCAATAGGGCGTTTGAAGACTTCCTGACTCCGAAGTCTCCGAGTTTCATCTTaccagaattttgaagacttcctgACTCGGAAGGCTGAGAGTGCCTTCTAGAAGGCATTCGAAGATTTTTGACTCCGAACGCTCTAAGTTTTTTCTCAATAGGGCGTTTGAAGACTTCCTGACTCCGAAGTCTCTGAGTTTCATCTTaccagaattttgaagacttcctgACTCGGAAGGCTGAGAGTTTCATCTTCCGAGTACAGCTTTACCTTCTCACTGGAGACGATACCGATTGGAGTCAttcccttgattgattgattgattgattgatcaagaTTACCGCGCATCTCTGCCATGACGAGGCCGGGCCCTTTGTTATTACTAGTAGCTAAGGAAGCCCGATGGGAAAAGCCGTGCCTTGATAGCAGACCATAAAACTAAAGGTTCTCGAAAGAGTATAGATTCCTTAAAGGATTCTCGAAGACAGAAAGGAAAAGACGGTTCTCGAAAGAGTATAGATTCCTAAAAGGATTCTCGAAGACAGAAAAGAAGAGACTGTCCAAGAGGACACATTCTGCAGAATGTCTTCAGAGCTTATCCTGAAAGCTTTACGAACCGGATTTGTGGCATTTCATTGGGGGCTCGAGAGGGATTTTTGAAGACTCCTTTCAATGAAGTATCGTTTAAGTAGCATTTTCTGTGCTAAATATCTTCGATTTTTCATGTTGcttgttttcatttttcatatttcttccaATTTCCATTTGTATGATTACACTGCctataatctatctatttatctatccatctatctgtctatctactgtatatgaatatagaaaataaatggatatttatgtatatataaatatatatatatatatatatatatatatatatatatatatatatatatatatatatatggtacttgggcatgtacGATTATAacgaatagacaatgtcttggacaccacaaagacattgtctattcattatatatatatatatatatatatatatatatatatatatatatatacatgtgggtatgtgtgtgtgtatatttacacacacattatatatatatatatatatatatatatatatatatatatgtgtgtgtgtgtgtgtgtgtgtgttatgtatgtatatatatatatatatatatatatatatatatatatatatatatatatgtatatacatatatatatatgtatatatataggtaactgATTGCATAATTCATGAATAAGGCAATTTCAAAAATTaagcacaatatatgtatatatatatatatatatatatatatatatatatatatattgtatatatatactgtatatatatatatatatatatatatatatatatatatatatatatatatatatatatatatatatacacacacacgtgtgtgtgaatATCCACCTCAATTTattattgaattctacctttgggaatgtatatccattggaaattcatttataacagCTTCTGGATGTAAAGAGATTCGGACCTACAGTATGCCTCTTATCCGAAACCATGTCTGCAGGGaatctaaccaaccatgctatcaagattccctgcaggcatggtttcggctaagagtcataggttcgaatccttgtccagctaGAAGCtgatatcataaatgaaaattaaatgccattatggttgatatttacattgattaaaattacgagtgttagtgatatatctatctatctatatctatctatctaaatatatatatatatatatatatatatatttatatatatatatatatatatatatatatatatatatatatatatatataggtagtaggtttgccagggcaccaactacccgttgagatactaccgctagagagttatggggtcatttgactggccagatagtactatattgtatccttctctctggttactgttctttccctttgcctacacagacaccgaatagtctggccgattctttacagattctcctctgtcctcatacaccggacaacactgagattaccaaacaattcttcttcacccaaggggttcactactgcactgtaattgtttagtggctactttcctcttggtaagggtaggaaagacccttgagctatggtaagcagctcttttaggaggacactccaaattctaaccattgttctctagtttgggtagtgccatagcctttgtactatggtcttccactgttttgggttagagttctcttgcttgagggtacactcgggcacactattctatctaatttctcttcattttgttttgttaaagtttttatagtttatataggaaatatttattttaatgttgttactgttcttaaacattttatttttcgttgtcttttcctcactgggctattttccctgttggggccgctgggcttatagcatcttgtttttccaactagggttgtagcttagtaaataatgataataataataataatatacatatatatatgtatatatatatatacacaatatatatcatGTCACAtgcaagagggagagagagtactcataccctggtgtaAAGGGGTAGCTCGAGAGGTACTCTTGTAAACCACACTCTGCCACAAAtagccgaaccagcaggttgtagttatgaaagaggTAAGGGGTGCAGGATATGTGGCAATTCTTTTATTGTGGACGTAGGTTGTaacatgaaagcaactgagtactttattatagacacatcgagtttatatacacactaggtccaggcaagaaggtcacaaaatacaacatactatttcttgtccaaccggcaaccggttctgttaacagttaacaat
The DNA window shown above is from Palaemon carinicauda isolate YSFRI2023 chromosome 37, ASM3689809v2, whole genome shotgun sequence and carries:
- the LOC137629232 gene encoding uncharacterized protein; this encodes MWLYELEKKRSIMEEEKRKMKETEEKKRGKRKKEGREKEIKRKMKKILYKRNLYHHEKEHIRKKDEKDPVQQKSLSSRKRAYEKKEKREMKKILYKRNLYHHEKEHIRRKKER
- the LOC137629233 gene encoding uncharacterized protein — translated: MNSDSCNYCVIYGKASPREFISYMYEETIILIKPLNISLYKEFLKDCLQNANNNSFSDSLVNTKNYRASSGLEPKFGRLLDNDAVINAVEGSSENWEKMAGIEREIERLGVKKGKHMINSERTERGERVEHELTEERMDERKVQTTSHWELDDDCLLSFFKDSIKQLKKLRENERKEGQEREEIERRKINLEETKVKGHKILGYISVVKKVMEMLNGMLSDHSRAKDRKIKKYKEKCKELKMKLRLKRQSNKRKRIRKEKREEREKRDKMRKNEKNKKAKKQIEKDRIIKEKERKIKEKEKEIEKRVRLKEKERKRERIVIEKEKRKMKRKRREELAWIRKLEKEVNRRMKEEKRIEMKEMKKEQKEEVREEKAKLKKQEIEKLKQKKREGDLAWLNELEKEVKRRLKEEKRIEMKEKKEKKNRKKGRKGKTEGTRKRGKNKKRKG